The window TGTTGTGGCAATAACTGGAAATGGGCTAAAAACCCAGGAAGCTATTACTGATGATGTTTCTCAGCCGCATATAATTGATGCGAATCTGGAAGAATTTGAAGAGCTTTATGAAACTATAAATAATGAAAATCAAGGAGGGTCTGAAGATGCCATCAGTGCGCATTCCAACACCGCTTAGAAAATTAACAGCCGATCAGGACGAGGTGAATGTAAGCGCCTCTAATGTATCAGTTCTAATAGATGAACTAGAGAACCAATATCCTGGACTTAAAGACAGGCTTTGTGATGAGTCTGGAGAGGTAAGAAGGTTTATTAACCTCTATGTGAACAATGAGGATATCAGATTCTTAAATGGAAAAGAGACTGCTCTTAATGATAATGATGTCGTTTCCATTATCCCAGCAATTGCCGGCGGATTTTAATTAGTTAGTTACTGTTAGCTGAATAGCTGATTTAGCTTATCAAAAAATTTCTTAGAAAGTGGATCATTCTCTTCCTCACAAGCTTCAGAGAACTGCTCTAGGATCTCTTTTTGTTTTTTGCTGAGTTTAACCGGTATTTCAACGTTAGTTTCAATATAAAGATCACCAACCCCTCTGCCATCTAACCTAGGAGCGCCCTTACCTTTTAATCTAAATGTTTGCCCCGACTGAGTGCCGGGAGGTATTTTTATAGTGCTTTTTCCATTTGTGGTCGGTATTTCTACCTCAGCTCCCAGGGCCGCTTTCACAAAACTAATGGGAACCTGGCAGAAAAGGTTCTCAGCCTCTCTTTTGAATAGAGGATGCTCTTGTACATATATTTCAATATACAGATCCCCTTCCGGGCCTCCGTAGAGTCCTACTTCGCCCTCGCCCCTTATTCTAAGTCTCGACTGATCTGTTATTCCCGGTGGTACTTTTACCTTTACATCAT is drawn from Thermodesulfobacteriota bacterium and contains these coding sequences:
- a CDS encoding MoaD/ThiS family protein, with product MPSVRIPTPLRKLTADQDEVNVSASNVSVLIDELENQYPGLKDRLCDESGEVRRFINLYVNNEDIRFLNGKETALNDNDVVSIIPAIAGGF